The segment TAAAAGCACgagaacctaagttcaatccccagtgcccACATAAAAAGCTAAGCATGTGTCACTGTAATACCAGTGAGCTGggaaaatggaggcaggaggattctaaGGCTTTGCTGGCCATCCAGCCTAGCCTAATTAGAGAGTCCAGGTCCCAGTGAGAAACCCCGTTTCAAAAAGTAAGATGAGTAGCTCCTGAGGAGTGATATCAAAActgttctctggcttccacacatgaaCTTTTACACACCTgaatttgcacacacacaaatgcacactccATGTACATAGACTCCATGTACACAGACATAGACTTGCACACAAATACCTAGACACAGGCACAGGcgtaggcacacacacaaatagagagagacagagagacagagacagagagagacagagagacagagacagagagagacagagagacagagagacagagagacagagacagagaatccaCAGATATACTTATTGCCTCaatatttaggaggcagaggaaagaatTGCTACAGATTgaggccaacatggtctacaCTGTAATATGGGCTTCAGTATCAGACCCTctcacaataaaacaaaatagaaatcttCAGTCCAAGAAGAAAGCCTTACACACGATGATTTCCTAGGTCATACTGGTCCCGTGGCTAAGACCATCAGTAGAGGAGCCACGGGAGGTATGCAGGTGGCTCCAGGTCATCAGGCAGCACTAGCAAGAGTAGAGGGTACAGATCCTTGGTAGGAGAAGTTCTACTTCCCTTCCCTGTGCTCCCTGTGTCTCTGCACAAAGAGACCACACTGCCACATGTGCCTTTAGTCACCTGTACCTTCTTAGGCCCCTCTCCtgtggagacagagaggcaggtaTCTTTGCGGGGACACATCTGGCTCACAGATACACATAGCTGCAGAGGAATTTGAGCAGCCTGTCTTGTAACCCCTTTCCTGACTACCAGCTCTGAGGGCCTCCCATGAGCCCTCAGGAGCCCATCAAGATGGACCCATTTTGGTCAAAGGACATATGCCTCCTTAGGATCTTCACTGCTTCAGGTAGGAGAGCCCCAATTAGTTCTTTGTGAAAGAGGTGGTAAGATAACCACCACCTATGGGCATGACCACAGAGTCCCAAAGACCATGTGCCGGCCACTTAAGCAGGAGTTTCGTCCACGAGTCAGGAGGAGCTGGTGCTCAGAGGCCCGGGCCCATGTCAGAATCCAACAGTGTCTCTTAGCAGACTTCATATAGAGGAGAACTTATGTACAAACAAGTGtgtccatgcacatgtgtgtggtgtgcggaTACAAATGTGTGGGTGTATTCACAATGCCCACGTGCATATGTGAGGCAATGGCCACGTTGTGAATGTCTCAGACAGCAGCTAGGCTCTTGCCATTCCCCCTGGCTTATTTCTAGCTCGTCCCCACTCTTGACGCACGCCTCGGTGTGTGCTCCGCTTCTGCAGGCTATGTGGAAGAGTGTGCCAAGAGCTCTTCTGTGGACTACTTCTGGTACCGAGAGACTCTCAACATCTCCACTTCTATCAGTGACTCAGGCTCCATCCAGTGGTGGATCCTGCTCTGCCTGACATGTGCCTGGAgtgttctgtatgtgtgtactatCCGTGGCATCGAGACCACTGGGAAGGTGCAGTACACAACTGAGCATGCTGTACCCTGAATTAGTCCTTCTTCCTCATCTGACCTCTGCCCGAATCCCACACCGTGTCTCCCCCACCCTGTTCCTCGTAGGCTGTTTACATCACCTCCACCCTGCCCTATGTCGTACTGACCATCTTTCTCATCCGTGGCTTGACTCTGAAGGGTGCCACCAACGGCATTGTCTTCCTTTTCACACCCAATGTGAGTCTCTGTCATCTATCAGCTGACTACCCCAGGGCTTCAGATCCCAAGGAAGACGTCCATGCTGGACTCTCTTGGCTTCAAGACCAGCTCATTTCTATATGGTGACACCTGACTAGACCAGTGTCCTGGTTGAGAAGGACCTGGCGAGGGGTCAGCCTATGGGTGGGCCTTTAGCATATGTATCCTAGATGGAAACTCTTGGGTGGCTtgcccccttcctcccctcccccgtgTAGAATGGCATCCACTGCTGGGGAAGGAGACAGCTTCTTCCTCAGTGGAGGGGGAGGCTTGCATCCTGTGGTCACAGCTGAGTCCCTGTATGACAGATCACAGAGCTGAGCAACCCCAACACGTGGCTGGATGCAGGTGCTCAGGTCTTCTACTCCTTCTCACTGGCCTTCGGGGGcctcatctccttctccagctACAACTCTGTACAGTGAGTATGGGGGTAGAGGGAGGGCCCTCAGGGCTAGGAGCTGTGGGGCCCCTAAGAGCCCGAGTCTCCCCTTGGCTCTAGAGTCTAGTTTTCCTGTCAGACCATGTGGAACTCTGCTGTGTGGTTAAGGAGGAGGGTGCTTTCAAAAGCACAGCCCCAGAACCAATGTTGGCCAGCCTGACTCTGCAGCTGCCCTCGACCAGCCCTGTCTAAGCACAGAGCTGGCCGGAATAGAAGGAACAGAAGGCTTTGAGAGGATCTCCCCTTGCTGGGCCCCTCTATAATCTCTGCTGCTTGGTCTAATATGCTCCTTCCTCCACTCCCAACTTGATGGCCACACTGTTCCCAGTCTACCTCAGAACTCTAGGCCCCAGGTATGTTGGTGTCCCCAAATCCCACCCGGGACCCAGGACAGATCCTGAAAGGTTTAACCCCGACTGCTTTAGACAGGCTGACATCTGGGAGTCCCCAAGCGATGAAGAACCCTCACAACCTTCAGAGAGGATATAGGTGATATTTACTGTTGTTTCCTACAAAGGTTTAAGGAACACAGCCAGGCTTGGTGCACCAGACCTGTCTATCCTCTGTGACCAGTGTTGGTCAGGGGAAAGCAGTAACATCAGTTGGTAGTGATAAGATAAGGGAGAGCTGGGCAGTGAGTGGATGGAGGCTCCTGGTAGATCAGAGCTTCATGGCCTCAGGATAAGCAGCACCAATGGAGAGACCTAGGCAGCAGACAAGGCTAGAGCAGAGGCAGGGCCTGACAATCAGAGCATGTCTGCTTCGGGAGGTTCAATAGGCATAACACAGGAACACTCTGGTCTTAGAGGCCATGTTCTATGGTCCCTATGGTCTAGGAGGGCAGGTCCTTAGGAAAGTGTGTTGAAATTGGGTTGTATGGGCAGGTGTTCCATTGGGTTATGGTCTTTTAGTCACTGACTGATGGGTTTCAGGCGTTGGAAAGCCAATTCTGGTGCCATGGGAAATGTTCTAGAAGGCAACTGTAGAAGTGCCACTATAGGTAGAGCCCGAGTGGAGCTGTGGGTGAATTATTTTTATGGCAGTTTTATTCAGTTTGTATTCTGTGCGGTTCACCCACACTAGGTTATAGGAAGTCATTCACAGGAGTCCGATCACTGTAGCACATCCACACAGTTGTTCAGTCCCCATGCTCATTTAGTTCTAGAACATTCTCATGAGCAGGCACTCCTGAACTCCCAGGACCACTGATAGCAtttccctgctcctgtctctgctttgtcTGCTTGAGTATTTCCTGTGGGTAGACCTGGAGGTGTGGGGGTCTTTGGCATCTGGTTTCTCACTGACACGATGCTTCCCTGATGTAGTGTATGTTTGGTGCTACAGACCAGTGTGGCTGACTGGCCACCTCCTGTTGGGACAGCCTAAATATACTTGCCCATCTACCTGCAGGGACTCTGGTTGCTTCCACTTTTATAgttgtgaatggtgtttgtgcCACATGTGCTGTTGCCACATTCTGGGGTATGCATGGGAGGTGCCACTCCATGATCAGCTGTCTAAGGACCCACAGGTTGCTCTCCACAGCACTTTGCATTTACAAGTTTCCTCCAGATGTTCAGggtggcctcagtttccctttcttGTCAACTTTTGTAATTATCTGTGTTTTGGGGGTAGCCTTCCCTCCAGGTGGGGTGGCACTTTTCTGATGGTTGCGTACTCTTTTGACCCAGCATGGGACAGCACAatgacagctgtgtgtgtgtgtgtgggggggttggggtTGAAAGACTGGGATCAGGGCATGTTCAAGTCGTGCTGAGTATCTTCACATGGGACTTCAAAGGCTTCACTCAGGAAGCCAGTGTGGGGTCTAGGTCACAGAGGGCTGAGGGTGAGTAAGGGCCAAAGAGTTGGGTCAGTCCCTGAGCTGTGGCCACATCTTCCATGTCCCTGAGAGCCAGGAACATGAAGATCTCTGCTGCCTCTTTGCATAAAGCTGGGTCTCTCAGCTGGTCAGAAATACATCTGGGCCCTGACCCTAGAACATTCCAGTCTGTGCTATGGGCGAGCATCCGTCCCTCTGACATTGCAAGGGCAGATGTTCAGGATGGTCCTACCCTGCCTCAAATGCCAGCCAGGATGGCCAAGTCCTGTCTGGAAAATTCTAGAAtcacttttcctcctttttactcCAGGCACGTAGCCCACCCAGATCTGGGGTTCTCCCAGGCTTGGGAGCTATAAATATTAATCCAAAGTGCTCTTATAAATAAAACCCAATGGCATAATAGTAAAACCTCATCTTTAGAGAAGCCTGGGTTGGGAGAGAGGCTTAAAGCAGTAGAGAACCTGGCTTGGCCTCTTTCTCTTGGCCATAGAGGACCTATGCACCTTGTAGTGTGAGGTCAAGGCCTGTTTCTTTTGTGAGACTGACTGCTTATCTGAGACCTAAGGTGGCATTTGATTCTAGGAATCTCCAACTCTTGGTATCCTGGGCTTTCAGAGCATCTCCATAGCTGTGGTCTGTATGTTTAGGATTGGAACACAGTAGACAGCAGCTTGGTTCAGGGTCAGGACACTGCCCTCTGGTCACCTTGAGACCTCAGTGGCCACATGTGTCCATAGCAGGACCTGGGTTTCCCTATATCACATTAGCCTATTGCCGACTGAGGAACATGCAGGAATCCAGTCGTAGACCTGAGCACAATGGAcctgctgtgctgtgtgctgaCTTTCAGTGGGTGGGGATAGGGCTTGGGCCTTGTGAATCAGTCATGTTGTCCTGGGGTGGGTGACATTCCTCTCATCCTCAGCAATAATTGTGAGATGGATTCCGTGATCGTGTCCATCATCAATGGCTTCACATCTGTGTATGCGGCCACCGTGGTCTACTCTATCATTGGCTTCAGGGCCACCGAGCGCTTTGATGACTGTGTGAACACGTGAGTTACCACCCTAGCGTGGGGATGCATTCAGATGGCATGCACATAGACCCCTTTCCTCCTTGCCCACCAACCCTTGCCAGTTCAGCCTTTGAGCAGCTCCCCCCTAGGACATACAGCAGCCCTTTCCATCACTTCCAGGAACATCCTGACCCTCATCAATGGGTTCGACCTGCCCGAGGGCAATGTGACTGCGGAGAACTTCGAGGCCTATCAACATTGGTGCAATGCCACTAATCCCGAGGCCTATGCCCAGCTGACGTTTCAGACCTGTGACATTAACACCTTCCTCTCTGAGGTAGGTGCTTCGATCTCCATGCCATCAAAGCCTcatgtgtggggagggggagaacatCCACTTTTGGTCTTTGCGAGTCACACAGAGAGGCTTTGTACAGTCAGCATCTTAGCCCTTCGAGAGTGGCAGGAGTTAAAAACCAGGCAGGAGGAAGAATCCACTGTTCACCCACCATCACTCTCCCAATatgatcctccagcctctcaAATCAATTATACAAAACACCCCCTGCTCCTCCCTTCAATCCCTCTTGTCTTCCCCCTCAGTCCTCAGATCCaaggcctctttttctttgatggttaCTGCCATATATACCCATACATACCTAGCTATATGAACACagcctgctgagtccatttaccACAGCTTGAATGTGTATCGTTTCGGGGTTGATCACGTGGTATTCGATAACCAATGACGGGGCTTTTCTTTGAGGAATTCtattctcctgctctcagcattccctaGTTGCCTGTATATAGTTCTTTGTAGAGGGGCGACTTCCTCTTTGCCTCTCCCCTCAGTGAGGTTTACAGTCTCCGCCACCTCAttcttgttcaggtcttgtttaggcaggTGTCATGAGGTGTCAGGAGTGTTGCTTCCTTGTCATAAAAACACAATACCACAGCTGTTTTCTTGATCTTTGGCTTCTTAcactctccccctccttcataatGTTCCCTGGATCTTGGGTACAGAGTTGTGTTTTAGATACGTCCATTGGGGATGGGTACCCCGAGGTCAGTTGTTGGGTGCGTTTTGACCGATTGTTGTTTTCTGCTAATAGTCTCTAGTTGATTCAAAGGGAGGTGTCTTAGATGAGGGGGTGAGGACCACACTCCTTTGTGTGTATAAGGATAGACACTCAGCTTGCggttaggaattatgctggtttaTTAAAGTAGTTCAAGTCCTTCTTTTGGATCCAGGACCTCAACATTCCAGGGAGTTGGCTTGGCCCAGtgccaggcatgatttccctccttTTGAGTGGGCCTTGGGTTCAGTTAATCAGATGCCAAGATCTGAAAGCCACTGTTGACCTTTGAGGGATCATTGTtacagttcacagctgaggagaacGATTGTTTTGCTTCCCTCCCTTAGCAGCTTGCTCAATACCTTCGGTACCTTGAATGCTGGTCCTTGGGGAGGAGGTTTTCAGATCACATTCAGCTGGATTCTTCAGTTGTCCTGTGTCcaaagtgcatggtgtcttcagcaatggagACTTAACCTTTAATCTCTGGGGAGGCGATGAAGGGCAGTAGTAATAGCTGACccaagagggaggaaaggaacagAACATTGAGGTAACCTTGTGCATTGGTACAGGGTGTAGAGGGCACAGGCCTGGCCTTCATTGTCTTCACTGAAGCCATCACGAAGATGCCAGTGTCCCCACTGTGGTCGGTGCTCTTCTTTATCATGCTCTTCTGCCTGGGCCTCTCCTCTATGTTTGGGAACATGGAGGGTGTGGTCGTACCCCTTCAGGATCTCAATATCACCCCTAAGAAGTGGCCCAAAGAACTGCTCACAGGTATGTATGAAGCTTACCATCTAAGGGAGACACACGTGTGTTCCTCATGACAATGGTGGGTGCAGCCCTAGGTTGAGGAGCCTTGTAGCCACAGCTCTGCTCCCTGTCTGGCTGCAGGTCTCATCTGCTTGGGGACATATCTCATCGCCTTCATTTTCACACTGAATTCGGGCCAGTACTGGCTCTCCCTGCTGGACAGCTATGCTGGCTCCATCCCTCTGCTAATCATCGCCTTTTGTGAGATGTTTGCTGTCGTCTACGTGTATGGAGTTGACAGGTAGGAGGGGTAGCTCTGTGGCAACACGCCATCTTTAAAGAAAAGCTGAGTCACAGAATCTCTGTTAAGCTAAGCCAGCCAAGTAGGCACAAGGGGAGTAGGCATGCCATGGCACAAGGCTTTCACTATTGCGCAAGAGGGTGGAAACTTCCTTCATAGGAGTGGGCTGGCATTGGCTTAGTCCTGGCACTTGGTCTAAGAGGTggacagaggtcagaagatgaagggttggccttgttgaagtggtgCCTCCTTTCTTATTAAATGTGATCTAAACAGTATATATAACTCCCCATGGCCCCTGCTATATGTCCAAGGACAGGAATTTGCAGGTGTACTAGAACTGACAAATAGTAACTTTGTGTGccagataaagaaaatacaagtGAAAATCCTGACACCTCATtacacaaattatatatatatatatgtatatatgtgtgtgtgtgtgtgtgtgtgtgtatgtgtgtgtgtgtgtatttaatggATCTTGATAGATCGTTTTACAGTGGTCATGATACAGCTTCTTTGGAAGATGTAGCTTCCTGAATCTCTGTCCAGCAgtattatatgtatacacacacacacacacacacacacacacacacacacacacgcacacgcacacatgcacacacacacatgatcttCAGTCTGAAGCCCCAAAACAGCACTGGGTCTAGAACAAAAGCAGGTAGAAGATAGGaagtaaggaggaggaggagaggcatgTAAGACAGCAGGACTTGGGCTCTGAAGGACATAGGCATTACACATCCTGAGGTAAGATGGAGCTCAGTGCCCTTCATCCACTTGGGGGCCATCTATATCAGGAGTACTTCTGGGATTGGCACAGGCTCTTCTAGGCAGAAGGGGGCCTCAGCAGCTTTCTAGAACTCAAGCATAGAAAGGCACAGAGGGCCACCATTAAGGGCCACTTCCAACTCTCCGTTTGATCCAACATCTCAAGGCATCATTGCCACTGCTGGACAGAGATCCAGGAAGCTACATCTTCCAAAGAAGCTGTATCATGACCACTGTAAAACGATCTATCAAGATccattaaatacacacacacacaaacacacacacacacacacaagatccaTTAAATTTAAGTTGGTGTTAGTTCAAGTCACTGAAAAGTGAAAGGCCACAGGGGACATGGGCTAGGTTACACCAGTATGAGTGAGGACCAGACTCTAAGCCTGAGGAAGCAATGTAGAGGCTGCGGAGCACAGGGCCAGCCATGTAACCTTTGTGATGCCAGAAGACATCGATGAGGAATGTTTCAACTGATACCTGGAGTGGCTGGAGCTAGCGCATGCACAGTGGTCTGAATTCTACCCCACTGTGAGTAGCGCTGGTAAAGTGATTGcctaaggatgtgaagaaaggaaGTCACATGACTAGTGATAGGCTCAATGTGGGTTTCTCAAAGGTTGTCACCAAGTCTGCGTCTAAGCCCTAGTGTTTGCTGGGACACTGGACAAATCACCAGTAGTTCTGTATGTCTCATTGTGATCACAACAAATCCCTATGCTAGAAGGAGCTCTGCCACTGAGTTGCCTCTGAGCAGGCCAGGAAGTGGTGCGCATCGCCCAACTTCAGGCTGCTGTTGTTCACACAAGGGCTGCTGAGTCTGTGTCAGTTGGAAGGAGGAAAGTCTGATGGCCTCCTGCCCTCATTGTCACATTGTGAGGTTATGAGACCTCTGATGATGAATTCATAGCTCAGTGCTGTGGGGATTCCAAGGTCAAATGGCAGCTGGTGACAGTGTCAACCTGGGTCCCCTCTGAGTGCAGACACATCTGCCTGCAAAATTAGAGGAAGTTATCAAGGGAAGGCTAAGGCACAACATCCCAAGATGACAGCTACTGTCCAGATATAGAAAGCTGGTCAGTCTTTGGTCTTCATGAGCTAGCTACTAGTGACTCtgccctctggcttctgctgcagGTTCAACAAGGACATCGAGTTCATGATCGGCCATAAGCCCAACATCTTCTGGCAAGTCACGTGGAGAGTGGTCAGTCCGCTGATCATGCtggtcatcttcctcttctttttcgtGATTGAAGTCAACAAACAGCTCATGTATAGCGTATGGGACC is part of the Rattus norvegicus strain BN/NHsdMcwi chromosome 1, GRCr8, whole genome shotgun sequence genome and harbors:
- the Slc6a19 gene encoding sodium-dependent neutral amino acid transporter B(0)AT1 isoform X1; the protein is MIQPPASLRGHGSLRAQNASIASMFVSFMVGLYYNTIIAWVMWYFFNSFQEPLPWSECPLNQNQTGYVEECAKSSSVDYFWYRETLNISTSISDSGSIQWWILLCLTCAWSVLYVCTIRGIETTGKAVYITSTLPYVVLTIFLIRGLTLKGATNGIVFLFTPNITELSNPNTWLDAGAQVFYSFSLAFGGLISFSSYNSVHNNCEMDSVIVSIINGFTSVYAATVVYSIIGFRATERFDDCVNTNILTLINGFDLPEGNVTAENFEAYQHWCNATNPEAYAQLTFQTCDINTFLSEGVEGTGLAFIVFTEAITKMPVSPLWSVLFFIMLFCLGLSSMFGNMEGVVVPLQDLNITPKKWPKELLTGLICLGTYLIAFIFTLNSGQYWLSLLDSYAGSIPLLIIAFCEMFAVVYVYGVDRFNKDIEFMIGHKPNIFWQVTWRVVSPLIMLVIFLFFFVIEVNKQLMYSVWDPDYEEFPKSQKVPYPDWVYAVVVIVAGVPCLTIPCFAIYKLIRNYCQKSGDQHGLVNALSTASVNGDLKN
- the Slc6a19 gene encoding sodium-dependent neutral amino acid transporter B(0)AT1, encoding MVRLVLPNPGLEDRIPSLDELEVIEKEEASSRPKWDNKAQYMLTCVGFCVGLGNVWRFPYLCQSHGGGAFMIPFLILLVLEGIPLLHLEFAIGQRLRKGSVGVWSSIHPALKGVGIASMFVSFMVGLYYNTIIAWVMWYFFNSFQEPLPWSECPLNQNQTGYVEECAKSSSVDYFWYRETLNISTSISDSGSIQWWILLCLTCAWSVLYVCTIRGIETTGKAVYITSTLPYVVLTIFLIRGLTLKGATNGIVFLFTPNITELSNPNTWLDAGAQVFYSFSLAFGGLISFSSYNSVHNNCEMDSVIVSIINGFTSVYAATVVYSIIGFRATERFDDCVNTNILTLINGFDLPEGNVTAENFEAYQHWCNATNPEAYAQLTFQTCDINTFLSEGVEGTGLAFIVFTEAITKMPVSPLWSVLFFIMLFCLGLSSMFGNMEGVVVPLQDLNITPKKWPKELLTGLICLGTYLIAFIFTLNSGQYWLSLLDSYAGSIPLLIIAFCEMFAVVYVYGVDRFNKDIEFMIGHKPNIFWQVTWRVVSPLIMLVIFLFFFVIEVNKQLMYSVWDPDYEEFPKSQKVPYPDWVYAVVVIVAGVPCLTIPCFAIYKLIRNYCQKSGDQHGLVNALSTASVNGDLKN